A region of Methyloversatilis discipulorum DNA encodes the following proteins:
- a CDS encoding uracil-DNA glycosylase, whose translation MNRRDSMLREMGIAPLWRDRTSPPPQAGPDIRASEQAPVEPPAAAPVRADSAPLRPVAPVVTTVAAPPATVSVEGLGWDELEERIRACQACRLSERRTQAVPGVGDREADWLFVGEGPGAEEDARGEPFVGQAGKLLDAMLASLGLARGQNVYIANAVKCRPPGNRTPEADEIATCHPYLDRQIELIRPRIIVALGRPAAQTLLGGEIKIAAARGRLFERKGVPVVVTYHPAYLLRNPQDKAKAWEDLCFARASVV comes from the coding sequence ATGAACCGCCGCGATTCGATGCTGCGCGAAATGGGCATCGCACCGCTGTGGCGCGACCGTACTTCGCCACCGCCGCAGGCCGGGCCGGACATCCGTGCCAGCGAGCAGGCGCCGGTCGAGCCGCCTGCCGCCGCGCCGGTGCGGGCCGACAGTGCACCGCTGCGGCCTGTCGCGCCGGTAGTGACGACGGTTGCTGCGCCGCCCGCCACAGTGTCGGTCGAAGGACTGGGTTGGGACGAACTGGAAGAGCGCATCCGCGCGTGTCAGGCCTGCCGGCTGAGTGAGCGCCGCACGCAGGCGGTGCCCGGCGTCGGCGACCGCGAAGCGGACTGGCTGTTCGTCGGCGAAGGGCCGGGCGCGGAAGAGGACGCGCGCGGCGAGCCGTTCGTCGGCCAGGCCGGCAAGCTGCTCGATGCGATGCTGGCCTCGCTCGGGCTGGCGCGAGGCCAGAACGTCTACATCGCCAACGCGGTGAAATGCCGTCCGCCGGGCAATCGCACGCCCGAGGCGGACGAGATCGCGACCTGTCACCCCTATCTGGATCGCCAGATCGAACTGATCCGGCCGCGCATCATCGTCGCGCTGGGCCGGCCTGCAGCGCAGACGCTGCTCGGCGGTGAAATCAAGATCGCGGCGGCGCGCGGCCGCCTGTTCGAGCGCAAGGGCGTGCCGGTGGTGGTGACCTACCATCCCGCCTATCTGCTGCGTAACCCGCAGGACAAGGCCAAGGCGTGGGAAGACCTGTGTTTTGCGCGTGCCAGCGTCGTCTGA
- a CDS encoding methyl-accepting chemotaxis protein, with product MNTLSLPDPITPATASLRLPLSTSLHGALAVVLAFAAGWLASLPGWAASSSLLPLAASTFCLTLQRRREARAQQTLTRFAMALESGDLTARLQPGGIDAPALLESMNSMARAFVRLMTRLSRAVRELEHSARESSANAQAGDSGVRSQREVTVGSAATLEQLSTSLALSSEQAGDAAAMARAAHEAAGDGMRTGRKLELRMNDIAADMQAAGERMTRLDACSIDIGGIVGTIASIAEKTNLLALNAAIEAARAGETGRGFAVVADEVGKLAGLTRQATDEVQALIERLQGEVSAVSQALHAAGDEVARGAADTASVLAGLQHIAAQIETTLHAVTEIAQASTEQSRAAEALARDVEQVADLAERNEHLVHDNQELSGYLEQMAGQLGDTLKTYRFEPTC from the coding sequence ATGAATACGCTCTCGCTCCCCGACCCGATCACGCCGGCGACCGCAAGTCTGCGCCTCCCTCTATCGACCTCGCTGCATGGCGCGCTGGCTGTCGTGCTCGCCTTTGCCGCCGGTTGGCTCGCCAGCCTGCCCGGCTGGGCGGCGAGTTCTTCGCTGCTGCCTCTCGCGGCAAGCACCTTCTGCCTGACACTGCAGCGACGACGTGAGGCGCGCGCGCAACAGACGCTGACCCGCTTCGCCATGGCGCTCGAAAGCGGTGATCTGACCGCCCGGCTGCAGCCCGGCGGCATCGACGCACCGGCGCTGCTGGAGAGCATGAACAGCATGGCGCGCGCCTTCGTCCGGCTGATGACTCGACTGTCTCGTGCGGTGCGCGAGCTGGAGCACTCGGCGCGCGAGAGCAGCGCCAACGCGCAGGCCGGCGACAGCGGCGTGCGCTCGCAAAGGGAGGTGACCGTCGGGTCAGCTGCCACGCTGGAGCAGCTGTCGACCAGCCTCGCCCTCAGTTCCGAACAGGCGGGCGACGCCGCCGCAATGGCGCGCGCCGCGCATGAGGCGGCCGGCGACGGCATGCGCACCGGCAGAAAGCTGGAGCTGCGCATGAACGACATCGCGGCCGACATGCAGGCGGCCGGTGAGCGCATGACCCGGCTCGACGCCTGCTCGATCGATATCGGCGGCATCGTCGGCACGATCGCGTCGATCGCCGAAAAGACCAATCTGCTGGCACTCAATGCAGCGATCGAGGCAGCGCGCGCCGGTGAGACCGGGCGCGGTTTCGCGGTGGTGGCCGACGAAGTGGGCAAGCTGGCCGGCCTGACCCGGCAGGCCACCGACGAGGTTCAGGCGCTGATCGAACGGCTGCAGGGCGAAGTGTCGGCGGTCAGTCAGGCACTGCATGCGGCGGGTGACGAAGTCGCGCGCGGTGCAGCCGACACGGCCTCGGTGCTCGCCGGCCTGCAACATATCGCTGCACAGATCGAAACCACACTGCACGCGGTGACCGAAATCGCCCAGGCCAGTACCGAGCAGAGCCGCGCCGCCGAAGCGCTGGCGCGCGACGTGGAGCAGGTCGCGGACCTCGCCGAACGTAACGAGCATCTGGTGCATGACAACCAGGAACTGTCTGGCTATCTCGAACAGATGGCCGGACAGCTCGGCGATACGCTCAAAACCTACCGCTTCGAGCCGACATGCTGA
- the alr gene encoding alanine racemase, with amino-acid sequence MSRPHFTEPFPLFRPIHACIDFDALRHNYLRTRELAGGAKMWAVIKANAYGHGIMRIARGLATLADGFALLDLEDAVRLREAGITQPILLLEGFFGAKDLPEIAARRLSTVVHTLEQLDWLESAQLPAGARIPLFLKVNTGMNRLGITPAQVPAALARLRAWPHAGQIGLMTHFADADGERGVDAQFARFAPLAAQFDGPVSMANSAALLRFPQTHADWVRPGILLYGASPATAHATAADIGLKPVMRFEARVIAVQQLQPGDRVGYGGMFTAERSMRVGTVACGYADGYPRHAPSGTPVAVDGVRSRLVGRVSMDMIAVDLTDIPQAGLGSVVELWGEHVSLDEVALRAGTVNYELVCALALRVPAVEIGTAELTEPQPTVALAR; translated from the coding sequence ATGTCGCGCCCGCACTTCACCGAACCTTTTCCGCTTTTCCGTCCCATCCACGCCTGCATCGATTTCGATGCGCTGCGCCACAACTACCTCCGTACACGCGAACTCGCCGGCGGCGCCAAGATGTGGGCGGTGATCAAGGCCAACGCCTACGGTCACGGCATCATGCGTATTGCGCGCGGCCTGGCAACGCTGGCGGACGGCTTCGCGCTGCTCGACCTCGAGGACGCCGTCCGCCTGCGCGAGGCGGGCATCACCCAGCCCATCCTGCTGCTCGAAGGCTTTTTCGGCGCCAAGGACCTGCCGGAGATCGCCGCGCGCAGGCTGTCCACCGTGGTGCACACGCTGGAGCAACTCGACTGGCTCGAATCGGCGCAACTGCCGGCCGGCGCGCGCATTCCGCTCTTCCTCAAGGTGAACACGGGCATGAACCGGCTCGGCATCACGCCGGCCCAGGTGCCGGCCGCACTTGCGCGCCTGCGCGCCTGGCCGCACGCGGGACAGATCGGCCTGATGACTCATTTTGCCGACGCCGACGGCGAGCGCGGTGTCGATGCCCAGTTCGCGCGTTTCGCGCCGCTGGCCGCCCAGTTCGACGGCCCTGTGTCGATGGCGAATTCCGCCGCCTTGCTGCGCTTCCCGCAGACGCACGCCGACTGGGTGCGCCCCGGCATCCTGCTCTACGGCGCCAGCCCGGCCACGGCCCACGCCACGGCTGCCGACATCGGCCTGAAGCCGGTCATGCGTTTCGAGGCGCGGGTCATCGCGGTGCAGCAGCTGCAACCGGGCGACCGCGTCGGTTACGGCGGCATGTTCACCGCCGAGCGTTCGATGCGCGTCGGCACCGTCGCCTGCGGCTACGCTGACGGCTACCCGCGTCACGCGCCGAGCGGCACGCCGGTGGCGGTCGACGGTGTGCGCAGCCGGCTGGTCGGCCGCGTATCGATGGACATGATCGCCGTCGACCTGACCGACATCCCGCAAGCCGGCCTCGGCAGCGTGGTCGAACTGTGGGGCGAGCATGTATCGCTGGACGAAGTGGCGCTGCGTGCCGGTACGGTCAATTACGAGCTGGTCTGCGCTTTGGCACTGCGCGTGCCGGCGGTCGAGATCGGTACGGCCGAACTGACCGAGCCGCAGCCGACCGTCGCGCTCGCCCGCTGA
- the radA gene encoding DNA repair protein RadA, translated as MAKPKTSYVCSECGAVSPKWAGQCADCKAWNSLVETVPEQGTGAHRFASLAGTAKVQALADIRPREEPRLPTGLDEFDRVLGGGLVPGGVVLIGGDPGIGKSTLLLQALAQLAPRVPALYVTGEESGEQVALRAQRLALDPAGMQLLAEINLEKIGAALNDTRPRVVVIDSIQTVYSEQLTSAPGSVAQVRECAAQLTRAAKQAGHSLILVGHVTKEGTLAGPRVLEHIVDTVLYFEGETGSSFRLVRAFKNRYGAVNELGVFAMTERGLRGVSNPSALFLSQHAQPVPGSCVLVTQEGTRPLLVEIQALVDSAHGNPRRLTVGLDSARLAMLLAVLHRHAGVTCADQDVFVNAVGGVKIGEPAGDLAVLLAIVSSLKNRPLPAKLIAFGEVGLAGEIRPAPRGQERLREAAKLGFTHALIPRANAPKQAIEGLTVIPVERLEEAFARLRELD; from the coding sequence ATGGCAAAGCCGAAAACCAGTTACGTCTGTAGTGAATGCGGTGCGGTCAGCCCGAAGTGGGCCGGCCAGTGCGCCGACTGCAAGGCCTGGAATTCACTGGTCGAAACGGTGCCGGAGCAGGGCACCGGTGCGCACCGCTTCGCCTCGCTCGCCGGCACCGCAAAGGTACAGGCGCTGGCCGACATCCGGCCACGCGAAGAGCCGCGGCTGCCTACCGGGCTCGACGAATTCGACCGCGTGCTCGGCGGCGGTCTGGTGCCGGGCGGCGTGGTGCTGATCGGCGGCGACCCGGGCATCGGCAAATCGACGCTGTTGCTGCAGGCGTTGGCCCAGCTCGCGCCGCGCGTGCCGGCGCTTTACGTGACCGGCGAGGAATCGGGCGAACAGGTGGCGCTGCGCGCGCAGCGGCTGGCGCTCGACCCGGCCGGCATGCAGCTGCTGGCCGAAATCAATCTTGAGAAGATCGGCGCCGCGCTGAACGACACGCGCCCACGGGTGGTGGTGATCGACTCGATCCAGACCGTCTATTCCGAACAGCTCACGTCGGCGCCGGGCTCGGTCGCCCAGGTGCGCGAATGCGCAGCCCAGCTCACGCGGGCGGCCAAGCAGGCCGGGCACAGCCTCATCCTGGTTGGTCACGTGACCAAGGAAGGCACGCTGGCCGGTCCGCGCGTGCTCGAACACATCGTCGATACGGTGCTCTATTTCGAAGGCGAAACCGGATCGAGCTTTCGTCTGGTGCGGGCTTTCAAGAACCGCTACGGCGCGGTCAATGAACTCGGCGTGTTCGCGATGACCGAACGCGGGCTGCGCGGCGTGTCGAATCCGTCGGCGCTGTTCCTGTCGCAGCACGCGCAGCCGGTCCCCGGCTCCTGCGTACTGGTGACGCAGGAAGGTACGCGACCGCTGCTGGTCGAGATACAGGCGCTGGTCGACAGTGCGCACGGCAATCCGCGCCGGCTCACCGTCGGTCTCGACAGCGCGCGCCTCGCCATGCTGCTGGCGGTGCTGCACCGGCACGCAGGCGTGACCTGCGCTGACCAGGACGTGTTCGTCAACGCGGTGGGCGGCGTCAAGATCGGCGAACCGGCAGGCGACCTGGCGGTGCTGCTGGCCATCGTGTCGTCGCTGAAGAACCGCCCGCTGCCCGCCAAGCTGATCGCCTTCGGCGAGGTCGGTCTGGCCGGCGAGATACGGCCCGCGCCGCGCGGTCAGGAACGTCTGCGCGAGGCAGCCAAGCTCGGCTTCACCCATGCGCTCATTCCGCGCGCCAATGCACCGAAGCAGGCGATCGAGGGGCTGACGGTAATTCCCGTGGAACGTCTGGAGGAAGCATTTGCGCGGCTGCGCGAGCTGGATTGA
- a CDS encoding nitrate- and nitrite sensing domain-containing protein, protein MLNALFLSTALGAALALLFWHRRRTASLTAHTALRALDDCAMLLQLVRTLQQHRGMSVAWLAGDASFASPMRQRQQEIDRCIAALDGTVSAEEAMPRACLTHNELMVFRFQWRELIELLGNGGLLPEQSLSRHGQLVSRALEWLDALGESRVELGAAGRVDAGRVRNHVASLPALAEYLGQSRAIGTGVASRGQCAPVARVRLMFLAARIDALVRQALAAADGSHAAIEAGRNVSSMMTTLRRNLLGETGGITAQAWFAEATRAIDSVYAWIDECGVELRRELETPTPLLHATMAAH, encoded by the coding sequence ATGCTGAACGCGCTCTTTCTCTCCACCGCGCTGGGCGCGGCTTTGGCGCTGCTGTTCTGGCACCGCCGCAGAACGGCCTCGCTGACGGCGCATACGGCGCTGCGCGCGCTCGACGACTGCGCGATGCTTTTGCAGCTCGTGCGCACGCTGCAACAGCATCGCGGCATGAGCGTCGCATGGCTGGCCGGTGACGCCAGCTTCGCCTCGCCGATGCGGCAACGGCAGCAGGAGATCGATCGCTGCATCGCGGCACTCGACGGCACTGTAAGCGCCGAAGAGGCGATGCCGCGCGCCTGCCTCACCCACAACGAACTGATGGTGTTCCGCTTCCAGTGGCGCGAGCTTATTGAACTCTTAGGCAATGGCGGGCTGCTGCCCGAACAGAGCCTGAGCCGCCACGGCCAACTGGTTTCGCGTGCGCTGGAGTGGCTGGACGCGCTGGGCGAGAGCCGGGTCGAACTGGGCGCCGCCGGTCGCGTCGACGCGGGCCGCGTGCGCAATCACGTCGCCAGTCTTCCGGCATTGGCCGAATACCTGGGGCAGAGCCGCGCCATCGGCACCGGCGTCGCGTCACGTGGGCAATGCGCCCCTGTCGCACGCGTACGTCTGATGTTTCTTGCTGCACGCATCGATGCACTGGTCCGGCAGGCGCTGGCCGCTGCCGATGGCAGTCACGCCGCGATCGAGGCCGGCCGCAATGTAAGCAGCATGATGACGACGCTGCGTCGCAATCTGCTGGGCGAGACAGGCGGCATCACCGCTCAGGCCTGGTTCGCCGAAGCGACGCGCGCCATCGACAGCGTGTACGCCTGGATCGATGAATGCGGCGTCGAACTGCGGCGAGAACTGGAAACGCCGACTCCGCTGCTGCACGCCACCATGGCGGCTCACTGA
- a CDS encoding glycine zipper domain-containing protein: MHTLRTVAIALSLTAFAAPVLSGPQAHAPAHGWRKQNDPHYVGYTGYKWNDDYGIRSGRCNREAVGAALGGTMGGLVGSAVPDRDSRLVAIVLGTTIGALIGARIGRDLDEADRACIGHALELADNGKPVSWRSEGVSYTLTPGKASGEGCRSYMLRGEANGRGDSSNGTACRRDDGAWVPRG, encoded by the coding sequence GTGCACACCCTCAGAACCGTCGCAATCGCCCTCAGCCTGACCGCGTTCGCGGCTCCCGTTCTCTCCGGTCCGCAGGCCCACGCGCCGGCGCACGGCTGGCGCAAGCAGAACGACCCGCACTACGTCGGCTACACCGGCTACAAGTGGAATGACGACTACGGCATCCGCTCCGGGCGCTGCAACCGGGAGGCGGTCGGCGCGGCGCTCGGTGGCACGATGGGCGGACTGGTCGGTTCTGCGGTTCCGGACCGTGACAGCCGTCTCGTTGCCATCGTGCTGGGCACCACGATAGGCGCGCTGATCGGCGCCCGTATCGGACGTGACCTTGATGAGGCGGACCGCGCCTGCATCGGTCACGCATTGGAACTGGCCGACAACGGCAAGCCGGTGAGCTGGCGGTCAGAGGGGGTCAGCTACACGCTGACGCCGGGCAAGGCGAGCGGGGAAGGGTGCCGCAGCTACATGCTGCGCGGCGAGGCAAACGGTCGCGGCGATAGCTCGAACGGAACCGCCTGTCGTCGTGACGACGGCGCCTGGGTACCGCGCGGCTAG
- a CDS encoding LysR family transcriptional regulator, with product MPDRRLEVFHAAASQMSFTRAAELLQMTQPAVTFQIKQLEEHFGTRLFERAHGRVSLTPEGVKVKDYADRILDLFASLENELQAMATDLRGHLLIGATPTVAEYHLPPVLAEFRIAHPNVVPRLTVDNPDVIEDMVDQRVLDIGIVEGLGRGGSQVMVEPCAEDELVVVCSPDFPLAKLKEVTPEHLLLHPCAGRDAGSVRALLENYLSRGGVDPAKLPLAFELDRLSSVKGVLERGLAYAILSQAAIRHETSLGLLVAVPLRPRLVRHMTLLYPSERFRTYMAKQFGEFAATRLSQRR from the coding sequence ATGCCCGATAGAAGGCTGGAAGTCTTTCACGCAGCAGCAAGCCAGATGTCGTTCACGCGCGCGGCGGAACTGCTGCAGATGACCCAGCCTGCGGTCACTTTCCAGATCAAGCAGCTGGAGGAGCATTTCGGCACCCGGCTGTTCGAGCGCGCCCACGGCCGCGTCTCGCTGACGCCGGAGGGCGTCAAGGTGAAGGACTACGCCGACCGTATCCTCGACCTGTTCGCCAGTCTCGAGAACGAGCTGCAGGCGATGGCCACCGATCTGCGTGGCCATCTGTTGATCGGCGCCACGCCGACCGTCGCCGAATACCATCTGCCGCCGGTGCTGGCGGAATTCCGCATCGCCCATCCGAACGTGGTGCCGCGCCTGACCGTCGACAACCCGGACGTGATCGAGGACATGGTGGATCAGCGCGTGCTCGACATCGGCATCGTCGAAGGCCTCGGGCGCGGCGGCTCGCAGGTGATGGTCGAGCCTTGTGCCGAGGACGAGCTGGTGGTGGTCTGTTCGCCCGATTTTCCGCTCGCCAAGCTGAAGGAAGTGACGCCCGAGCACCTGCTGCTGCACCCCTGTGCCGGGCGCGACGCCGGCAGCGTGCGCGCGCTGCTGGAGAACTACCTGTCGCGCGGCGGCGTCGATCCGGCCAAGCTGCCGCTGGCTTTCGAGCTCGACCGCCTGTCCTCGGTCAAGGGCGTACTGGAGAGGGGGCTGGCCTACGCCATCCTGTCGCAGGCTGCCATCCGCCACGAAACCAGCCTCGGACTGCTGGTGGCGGTGCCGCTGCGCCCGCGGCTGGTACGGCACATGACGCTGCTGTACCCGTCGGAACGCTTCCGTACATATATGGCGAAACAGTTCGGCGAGTTCGCCGCGACCCGGCTGTCGCAGCGCCGATAG
- a CDS encoding DUF3422 family protein, with translation MTTPELAAGKLTEHPLRYKLNNELHARPPVPVAHPQLVSYVALMHDGVREDDELRHLQALADAYARPLPQAEGGHLQLDLGDFKLKWERHNEFSSYAFFRTPTAGEDCARGALASVPAHWFDGLPGSLMVATHIELRSTTELPPRSVMDRLIASGRQAVGAQVSDGAAWVFTDFMLTDGWSRYTVLDERLTPRQAGRTVQRLLEIETYRIIALLAFPVAKDVGRLLGRAEGELANLMDGMGSASSAEDERSVLSHLTRLAAEVEHSVARTTFRFGAAQAYYRLVRSRIAELREQRIEGFPTIGEFMDRRLAPAISTCEAIARRQDDLSGRVARNSQLLRTRVDIELQRQNQELLAQMNRRARLQLRLQETVEGLSIVAITYYASQLVQYLAKGIKHVLPLSPEAITAISIPLIAGLVALGLRRMRRKLAAEEGAH, from the coding sequence ATGACGACGCCCGAACTCGCCGCAGGCAAGCTGACCGAACATCCGCTGCGCTACAAGCTGAACAACGAACTGCACGCCCGACCGCCGGTGCCGGTCGCGCATCCGCAGCTGGTGTCCTACGTGGCGCTGATGCACGACGGCGTGCGCGAGGACGACGAACTTCGTCACCTGCAGGCGTTGGCCGACGCCTACGCGCGCCCGCTGCCGCAGGCCGAGGGTGGTCATCTGCAGCTCGACCTCGGTGACTTCAAGCTGAAGTGGGAGCGCCACAACGAATTCTCCAGCTACGCCTTCTTCCGCACGCCGACGGCAGGCGAGGACTGCGCCCGCGGCGCGCTGGCGTCCGTACCCGCCCACTGGTTCGACGGCCTGCCCGGATCGCTGATGGTGGCCACCCATATCGAATTGCGCTCCACCACCGAGTTGCCGCCACGCAGCGTGATGGACAGGCTGATCGCCAGCGGCCGGCAGGCGGTCGGCGCCCAGGTGTCGGATGGCGCCGCCTGGGTGTTCACCGACTTCATGCTGACCGACGGCTGGTCGCGCTACACCGTGCTCGACGAGCGGCTGACGCCGCGCCAGGCCGGGCGTACCGTGCAGCGACTGCTGGAGATCGAGACCTACCGCATCATCGCCCTGCTCGCCTTTCCGGTGGCCAAGGACGTCGGTCGCCTGCTCGGTCGCGCCGAGGGCGAACTGGCCAATCTGATGGACGGCATGGGCAGCGCGTCCAGCGCCGAGGACGAGCGCAGCGTGCTGTCGCACCTGACGCGCCTCGCCGCCGAGGTCGAGCACTCGGTCGCCCGCACTACCTTCCGCTTCGGCGCCGCCCAGGCCTATTACCGACTGGTGCGCAGCCGCATCGCCGAACTGCGCGAACAGCGCATCGAGGGCTTCCCGACCATAGGCGAATTCATGGACCGCCGGCTCGCGCCGGCGATCTCCACCTGTGAGGCGATCGCCCGCCGCCAGGACGATCTGTCCGGCCGCGTCGCGCGCAATTCGCAACTGCTGCGCACCCGGGTCGACATCGAACTGCAGCGACAGAACCAGGAACTGCTGGCGCAGATGAACCGGCGCGCGCGACTGCAGTTGCGTCTGCAGGAAACGGTCGAGGGGCTGTCCATCGTCGCCATCACCTATTACGCCTCGCAACTGGTGCAGTACCTGGCGAAGGGCATCAAACACGTGTTGCCGCTGAGTCCGGAGGCCATCACCGCGATCTCGATTCCGCTTATCGCCGGTCTTGTCGCGCTCGGCCTGCGACGCATGCGCCGCAAGCTTGCGGCGGAAGAAGGCGCGCACTGA
- the rimI gene encoding ribosomal protein S18-alanine N-acetyltransferase has translation MRDEDLDEVARIERTLFDFPWTRVNFADSLSAGYCCRVMWQGRSMAGYAVMMCVLDEAHLLNISVAREYQCRGLGRRLLAHLGREAMSHGAARMFLEVRPSNAAARALYDQTGFQPIGRRPRYYPALDGREDAIVMSAELDDTWMQ, from the coding sequence ATGCGCGACGAGGATCTCGACGAGGTGGCGCGCATCGAGCGCACGCTGTTCGATTTCCCGTGGACGCGCGTGAATTTCGCCGACTCGCTGAGTGCCGGTTACTGCTGCCGCGTGATGTGGCAGGGGCGTTCGATGGCCGGCTACGCGGTCATGATGTGCGTGCTCGACGAGGCACACCTGCTGAACATCAGCGTGGCGCGCGAGTATCAGTGCCGCGGGCTCGGGCGGCGACTGCTCGCTCACCTCGGTCGCGAGGCGATGAGCCACGGCGCGGCGCGCATGTTTCTCGAAGTCAGGCCGTCCAACGCAGCGGCCCGTGCCTTGTACGATCAGACCGGCTTCCAGCCGATAGGGCGACGGCCACGCTATTACCCGGCGCTGGACGGTCGGGAGGATGCCATCGTGATGAGTGCAGAACTGGACGATACATGGATGCAATGA
- the lplT gene encoding lysophospholipid transporter LplT — translation MPFGFYIIMAAQFFSALADNALLVVAIYLLKDMQAPGWQIPLLKLFFTISYVALAAFVGAFADSMPKRRVMFISNMIKVGGCALMFGWVHPLFAYAVVGLGAAAYSPAKYGILTEYLPHRLLVVANGWIEGLTVGAIILGVLLGGLLIDPSLSARLLAIDLPLIDTGLDTTVEVSLIIVGGLYALAAFFNLYIPDTGVPMKPLHASPLVLLADFGRCFNGLWRDKLGQISLAVTTLFWGAGATLQFIVIDWADRALGMGLSQASKLQGVVAVGIAIGAVMAARRISLRASVRVIPLGIAMGVLVPLMVLVSNLWLAVPLLVLIGACAGFFVVPMNALLQHRGHMLMGAGNSIAVQNFNENLSILIMTGLYAALLAAGLSVYIVMILFGAFVAATMYAVRKWHHANQRRHDDVAQLDDGAIH, via the coding sequence ATGCCTTTCGGCTTCTACATCATCATGGCGGCGCAGTTCTTTTCCGCGCTCGCCGACAATGCCCTTCTGGTCGTTGCCATCTATCTGCTGAAGGACATGCAGGCCCCAGGCTGGCAGATTCCGCTGCTCAAGCTCTTCTTCACGATTTCCTATGTGGCGCTGGCCGCTTTCGTCGGCGCCTTCGCCGACTCAATGCCCAAGCGGCGGGTCATGTTCATCAGCAACATGATCAAGGTGGGCGGCTGTGCGCTGATGTTCGGTTGGGTGCACCCGCTGTTCGCCTACGCCGTCGTCGGGCTGGGCGCGGCCGCCTATTCGCCGGCGAAGTACGGCATTCTGACCGAGTACCTGCCGCACCGACTGCTGGTCGTCGCCAACGGGTGGATCGAAGGTCTGACGGTCGGCGCCATCATCCTCGGCGTGCTGTTGGGCGGCCTGCTGATCGACCCGTCGCTGAGCGCGCGCCTGCTTGCCATCGATCTGCCGCTGATCGACACCGGTCTGGACACCACGGTCGAGGTCAGTCTGATCATCGTCGGTGGACTGTACGCACTTGCAGCATTCTTCAACCTCTACATTCCGGATACCGGCGTGCCGATGAAGCCGCTGCACGCCAGTCCCCTCGTTCTTCTGGCCGACTTCGGCCGCTGTTTCAACGGTCTGTGGCGGGACAAGCTGGGGCAGATTTCGCTGGCGGTCACCACGCTGTTCTGGGGCGCGGGCGCCACGCTGCAGTTCATCGTGATCGACTGGGCCGACCGCGCACTCGGCATGGGTCTGTCCCAGGCCTCCAAGCTGCAGGGCGTGGTGGCGGTGGGGATTGCCATCGGTGCGGTCATGGCGGCGCGCCGTATTTCCTTGCGCGCCTCGGTGCGGGTGATTCCGCTCGGTATCGCGATGGGCGTGCTGGTGCCGCTGATGGTGCTGGTGAGCAACCTGTGGCTGGCGGTACCGCTGCTGGTGCTGATCGGCGCCTGTGCGGGTTTCTTCGTAGTGCCGATGAATGCGCTGCTGCAGCACCGCGGTCACATGCTGATGGGGGCCGGCAATTCAATCGCCGTACAGAACTTCAACGAAAATCTGTCCATCCTGATCATGACCGGCCTCTACGCCGCCCTGCTGGCGGCCGGCCTGTCGGTCTACATTGTCATGATCCTGTTCGGCGCTTTCGTCGCGGCGACGATGTACGCGGTGCGCAAATGGCACCACGCGAATCAGCGCCGGCACGACGATGTGGCGCAGCTCGACGACGGCGCGATCCACTGA
- the tsaB gene encoding tRNA (adenosine(37)-N6)-threonylcarbamoyltransferase complex dimerization subunit type 1 TsaB yields the protein MKLLALETSAEKASVALRVGDRLLSREGGTPGTHAQFILGWVGELLEEAGLTLNQLDAIAFSAGPGSFTGLRLAVSVAQGLALGAGLPLVPVPTLDALALGRGDGLHLCCVDARMSEVYSVACEVRGGQVEARTDIRVGPPDSLPPPPDGPAHWHGCGSGFGLAPVAQLAWTAELASIDAAAAVHARDIARLGALRLAAGLSIDAALAAPLYVRDKVAQTTAERLAAGGRA from the coding sequence ATGAAGCTGCTTGCTCTCGAAACGTCCGCTGAAAAGGCCTCCGTCGCACTGCGCGTGGGCGATCGCCTGCTGTCGAGGGAGGGAGGAACACCGGGCACGCATGCGCAGTTCATCCTCGGCTGGGTCGGCGAGTTACTTGAGGAAGCTGGACTGACGCTGAACCAGCTCGATGCGATCGCGTTCAGCGCCGGCCCCGGCAGCTTCACCGGCCTGCGGCTGGCCGTGTCGGTGGCGCAGGGACTGGCGCTTGGTGCCGGGCTGCCGCTGGTGCCGGTGCCGACGCTCGATGCGCTCGCGCTGGGACGTGGCGACGGGCTGCATCTGTGTTGCGTCGATGCGCGAATGAGCGAGGTCTATAGCGTTGCCTGCGAGGTGCGGGGCGGGCAGGTCGAAGCGCGCACCGACATCCGGGTCGGACCGCCCGACAGCTTGCCTCCACCGCCGGACGGCCCGGCGCACTGGCACGGCTGCGGCAGCGGCTTCGGGCTGGCGCCGGTTGCGCAACTGGCGTGGACGGCGGAGCTTGCGTCGATCGATGCCGCTGCAGCGGTGCACGCGCGCGACATCGCCCGTCTCGGGGCGCTCCGGCTGGCGGCCGGACTGTCCATCGACGCGGCGCTGGCGGCGCCGCTCTATGTGCGCGACAAGGTGGCGCAGACCACGGCCGAACGACTGGCCGCGGGAGGCCGCGCTTGA